One Microbacterium sp. No. 7 genomic window carries:
- a CDS encoding sugar ABC transporter ATP-binding protein, whose protein sequence is MSDAFGTPAPSGAGVLPAPRALDIRGIGKTFGDHRALRDVDLRIEAGSIHALLGQNGSGKSTLIKVLSGYHAADPGTRVLYDGEAVDVDAGAQAGWRRHLRFVHQDLALVETLNTVENLALERGFTTGAMGRIDWTGERRRAREVMQRLGVDLDVTVPIAALSPAERTMVAIARALQDWDDAQFTVLVLDEPTASLAREEADRLYAIVAGVASRGAGVLLVTHHLDEVVRVADRYTVLRDGAAVAGGLVADVDEDRLVEKIIGRSVERFYAELPTPTGDVVLRVDGLSAGPVGPVSFEVKAGEVVGIAGLDGSGREAVASLLSGASDVDAGVVEVRGRAVPPGDVRAAMRAGVVLLPADRKLKGVVGELSVRENLLMSRYADVRRGWRGAFAIRRRSERMTVDRWLEALEVRPATPESMVGAFSGGNQQKVVLSRVLRLGPRVLVLDEPTQGVDIGARAKIYEQIAEAARGGAAIVLCSSTDEELANECDRVLVMRGGRIAATLSGSDLTEDAITTECLRPRDAAPAGDAAQTGDAAQTEEDPS, encoded by the coding sequence GTGAGCGACGCGTTCGGGACCCCGGCCCCCTCAGGGGCCGGGGTCCTCCCCGCGCCCCGCGCCCTCGACATCCGCGGCATCGGCAAGACGTTCGGCGATCACCGGGCGCTGCGCGACGTCGACCTGCGCATCGAGGCCGGCAGCATCCACGCCCTGCTCGGGCAGAACGGCTCGGGCAAGTCGACGCTCATCAAGGTGCTCTCGGGCTACCACGCGGCCGATCCGGGCACGCGGGTGCTCTACGACGGCGAGGCCGTCGACGTGGACGCCGGCGCCCAGGCCGGATGGCGGCGGCACCTGCGCTTCGTGCACCAGGACCTCGCGCTCGTCGAGACGCTCAACACCGTGGAGAACCTCGCGCTCGAGCGCGGCTTCACGACCGGGGCGATGGGCCGCATCGACTGGACCGGCGAGCGGCGCCGCGCCCGCGAGGTCATGCAGCGGCTCGGCGTCGACCTCGACGTGACCGTGCCGATCGCCGCGCTCAGCCCCGCCGAGCGCACGATGGTCGCGATCGCGCGGGCGCTGCAGGACTGGGACGACGCGCAGTTCACCGTGCTCGTGCTCGACGAGCCGACCGCCTCGCTCGCCCGCGAGGAGGCCGACCGGCTCTACGCGATCGTGGCGGGCGTCGCCTCGCGCGGCGCGGGCGTGCTGCTCGTCACGCACCACCTCGACGAGGTCGTGCGCGTCGCCGACCGCTACACGGTGCTCCGCGACGGGGCCGCGGTCGCCGGGGGGCTCGTCGCCGACGTCGACGAGGACCGGCTCGTCGAGAAGATCATCGGCCGCAGCGTCGAGCGCTTCTACGCCGAGCTGCCGACGCCGACGGGCGACGTCGTGCTGCGCGTCGACGGGCTCTCCGCAGGGCCGGTCGGCCCCGTGTCGTTCGAGGTGAAGGCCGGAGAGGTCGTCGGCATCGCGGGCCTCGACGGATCGGGACGCGAGGCCGTCGCGAGCCTGCTCTCGGGCGCGAGCGACGTGGATGCCGGCGTCGTCGAGGTGCGCGGCCGTGCCGTGCCGCCCGGCGACGTGCGCGCCGCGATGCGCGCCGGCGTCGTGCTGCTGCCGGCCGACCGCAAGCTGAAGGGCGTCGTCGGCGAGCTGAGCGTGCGCGAGAACCTGCTGATGTCGCGGTACGCCGACGTGCGCCGGGGATGGCGGGGGGCCTTCGCGATCCGCCGGCGGTCGGAGCGCATGACGGTCGACCGCTGGCTCGAGGCGCTCGAGGTGCGCCCCGCGACGCCCGAGTCGATGGTCGGCGCGTTCAGCGGCGGCAACCAGCAGAAGGTCGTGCTGTCGCGCGTGCTGCGGCTCGGGCCGCGGGTGCTCGTGCTCGACGAGCCGACGCAGGGCGTCGACATCGGCGCCCGCGCGAAGATCTACGAGCAGATCGCCGAGGCCGCCCGCGGCGGGGCCGCGATCGTGCTGTGCTCCAGCACCGACGAGGAGCTCGCGAACGAGTGCGACCGCGTGCTCGTGATGCGCGGCGGCCGCATCGCGGCGACGCTGTCCGGCTCCGACCTCACCGAAGACGCCATCACCACCGAATGCCTGCGGCCCCGCGACGCGGCCCCCGCGGGCGACGCGGCCCAGACGGGCGACGCCGCCCAGACCGAAGAGGACCCCTCATGA
- a CDS encoding ABC transporter permease, with amino-acid sequence MTTTAAAPNRWLRLLGPRNISAVYLLIVMVVFAIIVIPNLFLQSTTLLSIVDNGTMTALLAVALTLPLATGVYDLSVGTLVAFSGVVTAVVQTGLGVPLPIAIAVSILAGLLSGLLIGLVNAFLVVRLRIFSLIATLGMNSVLIGLTTAVSGNRTIAGLSDEFKALVNTQVFGSITLGPVYLLIITIVLWFVLEHTPVGRYLYATGGNPDAARLAGVATARYVTLALVLCGGIAAFAGIVLAARTGGASLAGGPGFLLPAFAAAFLGATQFKNGRFNVWGTVLAVYTLETGSKILYLWTQAGWLSNIFYGLVLIVAVGIASSRGRRRPGIRRPGIRRRRAAPAEEAPAPA; translated from the coding sequence ATGACCACCACCGCAGCCGCACCGAACCGGTGGCTCCGGCTTCTCGGACCGCGCAACATCAGCGCCGTCTACCTGCTGATCGTCATGGTCGTGTTCGCGATCATCGTGATCCCGAACCTGTTCCTGCAGTCGACGACCCTGCTCTCGATCGTCGACAACGGCACGATGACGGCGCTCCTCGCGGTCGCCCTCACGCTGCCGCTCGCGACGGGCGTCTACGACCTCTCGGTCGGCACGCTCGTCGCGTTCTCGGGGGTCGTGACCGCGGTCGTCCAGACCGGCCTGGGCGTGCCGCTGCCGATCGCCATCGCCGTCAGCATCCTCGCGGGACTGCTCAGCGGGCTGCTCATCGGACTCGTCAACGCCTTCCTGGTCGTGCGCCTGCGCATCTTCTCGCTCATCGCGACGCTCGGCATGAACTCGGTGCTCATCGGCCTCACGACGGCGGTGAGCGGGAACCGCACGATCGCGGGACTGAGCGACGAGTTCAAGGCGCTCGTGAACACGCAGGTGTTCGGCAGCATCACGCTCGGGCCGGTCTACCTGCTGATCATCACGATCGTGCTCTGGTTCGTGCTCGAGCACACCCCCGTGGGCCGGTACCTGTACGCGACGGGCGGCAACCCCGACGCCGCCCGCCTCGCGGGCGTGGCCACGGCGCGGTACGTCACGCTCGCGCTCGTGCTGTGCGGCGGCATCGCCGCGTTCGCGGGCATCGTGCTGGCCGCCCGCACGGGCGGCGCGTCGCTGGCCGGCGGCCCCGGGTTCCTGCTGCCCGCGTTCGCGGCGGCCTTCCTCGGCGCGACGCAGTTCAAGAACGGCCGGTTCAACGTGTGGGGCACCGTGCTCGCGGTCTACACGCTGGAGACCGGCTCGAAGATCCTCTACCTGTGGACCCAGGCCGGCTGGCTGTCGAACATCTTCTACGGCCTCGTGCTCATCGTCGCCGTCGGCATCGCGTCGTCCCGCGGCCGCCGGCGGCCCGGCATCCGGCGGCCCGGCATCCGTCGTCGACGCGCGGCGCCCGCCGAGGAGGCGCCGGCCCCGGCGTGA
- a CDS encoding Hsp20/alpha crystallin family protein, protein MATYDPFRELNRFASSLLDAPRGPRRMPMDLYRDGDHYVLSADLPGIDPGSVDIDVDGQLLTIRAERTLPEGEGVKWITREREAASFLRQLNLGQGIDTDGIAATYSNGVLTVTIPVSEKAKPRKVEVVAEGGAPTIRAHESTDGPQPIEH, encoded by the coding sequence ATGGCCACGTACGACCCCTTCCGTGAGCTGAACCGTTTCGCTTCGAGCCTGCTCGACGCGCCGCGCGGTCCCCGCCGCATGCCGATGGACCTGTACCGCGACGGCGACCACTACGTGCTGAGCGCCGACCTTCCCGGCATCGACCCGGGCTCGGTCGACATCGACGTCGACGGCCAGCTGCTCACGATCCGCGCCGAGCGCACGCTGCCGGAGGGCGAGGGCGTGAAGTGGATCACGCGCGAGCGCGAGGCCGCGAGCTTCCTGCGCCAGCTCAACCTCGGCCAGGGGATCGACACCGACGGCATCGCCGCGACCTACAGCAACGGCGTGCTCACCGTGACGATCCCCGTGAGCGAGAAGGCCAAGCCCCGCAAGGTCGAGGTCGTCGCCGAGGGCGGCGCCCCCACCATCCGCGCCCACGAGAGCACCGACGGCCCGCAGCCGATCGAGCACTGA
- a CDS encoding MarR family winged helix-turn-helix transcriptional regulator, producing MTNRTLAISAWESLFRAQHDVLEDISGDFSDETLTGPEYDVLLTVTRGEGATARLRDVTANMLISQPTVSRLVDRMVARGLISKCPDPMDGRGAMVRATERGSELFRRVSTAHGRAIAARMAVLTDDELAQLKALTTKLREAAEHCEA from the coding sequence ATGACCAACAGGACCCTCGCGATCTCCGCGTGGGAGTCCCTGTTCCGGGCCCAGCACGACGTGCTGGAGGACATCAGCGGCGACTTCAGCGACGAGACCCTGACGGGCCCCGAGTACGACGTGCTGCTGACCGTGACCCGCGGCGAGGGCGCGACGGCGCGGCTGCGCGACGTGACCGCCAACATGCTGATCAGCCAGCCGACGGTGTCGCGGCTCGTCGACCGGATGGTCGCGCGCGGCCTCATCTCGAAGTGCCCCGACCCCATGGACGGGCGCGGCGCGATGGTGCGCGCGACCGAGCGCGGCAGCGAGCTGTTCCGCCGCGTCTCGACGGCGCACGGCCGCGCGATCGCGGCCCGCATGGCCGTGCTCACCGACGACGAGCTCGCCCAGCTCAAGGCGCTGACGACCAAGCTCCGCGAGGCCGCCGAGCACTGCGAGGCCTGA
- a CDS encoding CaiB/BaiF CoA transferase family protein, with product MTERQRPLEGFRILEVGGYISMPFGTSLLNALGAEVVKVEKPVTGEDFRRHQNDEGVYFRQYNTGKKSISVDLKQPEGVEVVRAIVPGFDVFVENLRPGKVAALGLGPDDLRALRPDIVYGSVTGFGSSGPLAHRPAYDTIGQSFGGFYSLLSDAGHPQLSGTIFADLVTGFSTATGILAALLGRVRTGEGTRLETSIMESVSVLTADAVSQWFELGGVSPTRESRHPQAQNFVVQTSDDHGIALHLSSSQKFWQSLCRALDRPDLLADPRFAEYRAREANYFDLVPEVERAFATKPVAHWERVLSEHDVPFAPVLSIGDYLANEQVNHLGILEPQADGHPLLRPPWTFDGVRPDRRGRAPKVGADTRAVVSEALPAERIDDLLARGVLYADES from the coding sequence GTGACCGAGAGACAGCGCCCGCTGGAGGGCTTCCGCATCCTGGAGGTGGGCGGCTACATCTCCATGCCGTTCGGCACGTCGTTGCTGAACGCGCTGGGCGCCGAGGTCGTCAAGGTCGAGAAGCCCGTGACGGGCGAGGACTTCCGCCGCCACCAGAACGACGAGGGCGTGTACTTCCGCCAGTACAACACGGGCAAGAAGAGCATCTCGGTCGACCTCAAGCAGCCCGAGGGCGTCGAGGTCGTGCGCGCGATCGTGCCCGGGTTCGACGTGTTCGTCGAGAACCTGCGTCCCGGCAAGGTCGCGGCCCTCGGCCTCGGCCCCGACGACCTGCGCGCCCTGCGGCCCGACATCGTGTACGGGTCGGTCACGGGGTTCGGGTCGAGCGGCCCGCTCGCGCACCGTCCCGCCTACGACACGATCGGCCAGTCGTTCGGCGGCTTCTACTCGCTGCTGAGCGACGCGGGGCATCCGCAGCTGTCGGGCACGATCTTCGCCGACCTCGTGACCGGGTTCTCGACCGCGACGGGCATCCTCGCGGCGCTCCTCGGGCGCGTGCGCACGGGCGAGGGCACGCGCCTGGAGACGTCGATCATGGAGTCGGTGAGCGTCCTCACGGCCGACGCGGTGAGCCAGTGGTTCGAGCTCGGCGGCGTCTCGCCGACGCGCGAGAGCCGGCACCCGCAGGCGCAGAACTTCGTCGTGCAGACCTCCGACGACCACGGCATCGCGCTGCACCTGTCGTCGTCGCAGAAGTTCTGGCAGTCGCTGTGCCGCGCCCTCGACCGCCCCGACCTCCTGGCCGACCCGCGCTTCGCGGAGTACCGGGCGCGCGAGGCGAACTACTTCGACCTCGTCCCCGAGGTCGAGCGCGCCTTCGCGACGAAGCCGGTCGCGCACTGGGAGCGCGTGCTCTCCGAGCACGACGTGCCGTTCGCGCCCGTGCTGTCGATCGGCGACTACCTCGCGAACGAGCAGGTGAACCATCTCGGCATCCTCGAGCCGCAGGCCGACGGGCACCCGCTGCTGCGGCCGCCGTGGACGTTCGACGGCGTGCGCCCCGACCGCCGCGGACGCGCGCCCAAGGTGGGCGCCGACACGCGCGCCGTGGTGTCGGAGGCGCTGCCCGCCGAGCGCATCGACGACCTGCTCGCCCGCGGAGTGCTCTACGCCGACGAGTCGTGA
- a CDS encoding DUF3459 domain-containing protein, which translates to MTTLRTADEDRAPALAAAAAEGPLDEGFLSRFDEHFAELHARFCEIYADSHDGLHELGQAVALASTTTNTRLIDLRLRDAERLPVAPLTSHRALGAACYVDRFAGNLDGLHDHVDALRALGVTHLHLLDVFESGVRVHRRLGSLERLFSAAGALHVTGIAVIVDYALTDDTAAFGRHIADVVSLADEGIGIVNVGRTGSPSVRGALRALLAMITAQTVLSDDASGPLLADPSQQALLWEALATGEATALRAALAGRAPLAEGTTRVAAVRDQDPIAWTFPGDADEAGRAHALHAHYTAEARGGLSVAAAPDDTRVAGTAASLAGLDDDPRGEDRLVLAHAIVLASGDLPVLWLGDEVAQLNDDTYLDDPLRRGDPRWAHRGQRPRDRYARQHDAGTVPGRVSRRLRALIAARAESPEFAEPVSVVDTGRGAVLGLARGAGASRVLLFANLGDAPVTIGREPFAGVAPLARDLVRRRDVRVSGGIDLPPLAVAWLRVTDR; encoded by the coding sequence ATGACCACGCTTCGCACGGCCGACGAAGACCGCGCCCCGGCCCTCGCCGCGGCCGCCGCCGAGGGCCCCCTCGACGAGGGGTTCCTCTCCCGGTTCGACGAGCACTTCGCCGAGCTGCACGCGCGGTTCTGCGAGATCTACGCCGACAGCCACGACGGCCTGCACGAGCTGGGCCAGGCGGTCGCCCTGGCGTCCACGACGACGAACACGCGGCTCATCGACCTGCGCCTGCGCGACGCCGAGCGCCTCCCCGTCGCACCGCTGACCTCGCACCGCGCGCTCGGCGCGGCCTGCTACGTCGACCGCTTCGCGGGCAATCTCGACGGGCTGCACGACCACGTCGACGCGCTGCGCGCGCTCGGCGTGACCCACCTGCACCTGCTCGACGTCTTCGAGTCGGGCGTGCGCGTGCACCGGCGGCTGGGCTCCCTCGAGCGGCTCTTCTCCGCGGCGGGCGCGCTGCACGTGACGGGGATCGCGGTCATCGTGGACTACGCGCTCACCGACGACACGGCGGCGTTCGGCAGGCACATCGCCGACGTCGTATCGCTCGCCGACGAGGGCATCGGCATCGTGAACGTCGGGCGCACCGGATCGCCGTCCGTGCGCGGCGCGCTGCGCGCGCTGCTCGCCATGATCACGGCGCAGACCGTGCTGAGCGACGACGCCTCGGGGCCCCTGCTCGCCGATCCGTCCCAGCAGGCGCTGCTGTGGGAGGCCCTCGCCACGGGCGAGGCGACCGCGCTGCGGGCGGCCCTGGCGGGGCGCGCACCGCTCGCCGAGGGCACGACGCGCGTCGCGGCGGTGCGCGACCAGGACCCGATCGCGTGGACGTTCCCGGGCGACGCCGACGAGGCCGGCCGTGCGCACGCCCTGCACGCGCACTACACCGCCGAGGCCCGCGGCGGCCTCTCGGTGGCCGCGGCCCCCGACGACACGCGCGTGGCGGGCACCGCGGCATCCCTCGCGGGGCTCGACGACGACCCCCGGGGCGAGGACCGCCTCGTGCTCGCGCACGCGATCGTGCTCGCGAGCGGCGACCTGCCCGTGCTGTGGCTCGGCGACGAGGTCGCCCAGCTCAACGACGACACCTACCTCGACGATCCCCTCCGGCGCGGCGATCCGCGCTGGGCGCATCGCGGCCAGCGGCCCCGCGACCGCTACGCCCGGCAGCACGACGCCGGCACCGTGCCCGGGCGCGTGTCGCGCCGGCTGCGCGCGCTCATCGCGGCACGCGCCGAGTCGCCCGAGTTCGCCGAGCCCGTCTCGGTCGTCGACACGGGCCGCGGGGCCGTGCTCGGCCTGGCCCGGGGGGCGGGAGCGAGCCGCGTGCTGCTCTTCGCGAACCTCGGCGACGCGCCCGTGACGATCGGCCGCGAGCCGTTCGCAGGCGTCGCGCCGCTCGCGCGCGATCTCGTCCGCCGCCGCGACGTGCGGGTGAGCGGCGGCATCGACCTGCCGCCGCTCGCCGTCGCCTGGCTGCGCGTCACGGACCGCTGA
- a CDS encoding ABC transporter permease, with the protein MTASRTLATAGRVLRQLGHDHRSVALMLVAPSLLVGLFAWLFVDQPGVFDRLGGPILALFPFVVMFLVTSITTLRERRSGTLERLMTTPLGKAELILGYALAFGVMAALQAVVTVAFAVGVCGLSVEGPLWQLGLVAVVDAVLGTALGLLASAFARTEFQAVQFMPVLVIPQILLGGLFMPRHDMPDALAALSDVLPLSHAIDAVAAVVAGDEGWDLYGPLAIVAAFAVASLVIASLTLRRRTP; encoded by the coding sequence ATGACCGCGTCGCGCACCCTCGCGACCGCCGGGCGCGTGCTGCGCCAGCTCGGACACGACCACCGCTCGGTCGCGCTCATGCTCGTGGCGCCCAGCCTGCTCGTGGGGCTGTTCGCGTGGCTGTTCGTCGACCAGCCCGGCGTGTTCGACCGGCTCGGCGGCCCGATCCTCGCGCTGTTCCCGTTCGTGGTGATGTTCCTCGTGACGTCGATCACGACGCTCCGCGAGCGGCGTTCGGGCACGCTCGAGCGGCTCATGACGACACCCCTCGGCAAGGCCGAGCTCATCCTCGGCTACGCCCTCGCCTTCGGGGTGATGGCGGCGCTGCAGGCCGTCGTGACCGTCGCGTTCGCGGTGGGCGTGTGCGGGCTGTCGGTGGAGGGGCCGCTGTGGCAGCTGGGGCTCGTCGCCGTGGTCGACGCGGTCCTCGGCACCGCCCTCGGGCTGCTCGCGAGCGCCTTCGCGCGCACGGAGTTCCAGGCGGTGCAGTTCATGCCCGTGCTGGTGATCCCGCAGATCCTGCTCGGCGGGCTGTTCATGCCGCGGCACGACATGCCCGACGCGCTCGCCGCCCTCAGCGACGTGCTGCCGCTGAGCCACGCGATCGACGCCGTCGCCGCCGTCGTGGCGGGCGACGAGGGATGGGACCTGTACGGGCCGCTCGCGATCGTCGCGGCGTTCGCCGTGGCATCCCTCGTGATCGCGTCGCTCACGCTGCGCCGCCGCACGCCGTAG
- a CDS encoding DUF2207 family protein — MRSLRAVVIGILASLLWILGVAVPAHADVDDFAFDSLTVDYTLTRDDDGTSRLHVVETFVAVFPAYDQNRGIRRLLPLKYNGQPLRPSVISITDENGAARPIETSEEDGALDVVSRADDYLHGRQVYVITYEMQNVTWDFPDTGMEFYWNVNGVDWPQYFGSVTARLHLDADLAAQLSGRQACYAGRKDATTPCTSISQAPADGGVTVTAVAQQLGPHETLTMAVGFEDGAFVPFDTSYLAQPASWVQAVAGVGALGALGAAAVTRRRKLRDAPGRPTIIAEYDPPKGTDALEASVLLGRTSKAIPAEVLEQAVVGSIRIVEDGRSLLGKQKLSVQLVDASRADGNGRQLLRAMFPSGRPGEEFTLGKQNDKVASTASSIVQRANALMRERGLRVKVPISTYVWPLVAAAAALLVLFVSGMIAAEAGAAPALPIVLIVVGVVVLFAVIMLVARRPLTSAGAELRDHLLGLKEFIGWAEQDRIRMLQSPRGAERARVDANDPRQRLVLYERLLPYAVVFGQEKEWSQQLATLYTAVGAAGPVWYAGTGAFNAASFASSVSGLSAAATSSSSTSGGSSGGGSAGGGGGGGGGGGV; from the coding sequence ATGCGCAGTCTGCGGGCGGTCGTCATCGGGATCCTGGCATCCCTCCTCTGGATCCTCGGCGTCGCCGTGCCGGCCCACGCCGACGTGGACGACTTCGCGTTCGACTCGCTCACGGTCGACTACACGCTCACGCGCGACGACGACGGGACCAGCCGGCTGCACGTCGTCGAGACCTTCGTCGCGGTGTTCCCCGCCTACGACCAGAACCGCGGCATCCGTCGCCTCCTCCCGCTGAAGTACAACGGGCAGCCCCTGCGGCCGTCGGTGATCTCGATCACGGACGAGAACGGCGCCGCGCGCCCGATCGAGACGAGCGAGGAGGACGGCGCGCTCGACGTCGTCTCGCGTGCCGACGACTATCTGCACGGGCGGCAGGTCTACGTCATCACCTACGAGATGCAGAACGTGACGTGGGACTTCCCCGACACCGGCATGGAGTTCTACTGGAACGTCAACGGCGTCGACTGGCCGCAGTACTTCGGCTCGGTCACCGCGCGCCTGCATCTCGACGCCGACCTCGCCGCGCAGCTGTCGGGCCGCCAGGCCTGCTACGCCGGGAGGAAGGATGCCACGACGCCGTGCACCTCGATCTCGCAGGCGCCCGCCGACGGCGGCGTCACGGTGACCGCGGTCGCCCAGCAGCTCGGCCCGCACGAGACCCTCACGATGGCGGTGGGCTTCGAGGACGGCGCGTTCGTGCCGTTCGACACCTCGTACCTCGCGCAGCCGGCGAGCTGGGTGCAGGCCGTCGCGGGCGTGGGCGCGCTGGGTGCCCTCGGCGCCGCCGCGGTGACGCGCCGGCGCAAGCTGCGCGACGCGCCGGGGAGGCCCACGATCATCGCCGAGTACGACCCGCCGAAGGGGACGGACGCCCTCGAGGCATCCGTCCTGCTCGGCCGCACCTCGAAGGCGATCCCCGCGGAGGTGCTGGAGCAGGCGGTCGTCGGGTCGATCCGCATCGTCGAGGACGGCAGGTCGCTGCTCGGCAAGCAGAAGCTCTCGGTGCAGCTCGTCGACGCGTCGCGCGCCGACGGCAACGGCAGGCAGCTGCTGCGCGCGATGTTCCCGTCGGGGCGGCCGGGCGAGGAGTTCACGCTCGGCAAGCAGAACGACAAGGTCGCCTCGACCGCGTCGTCGATCGTGCAGCGCGCGAACGCGCTGATGCGCGAGCGCGGCCTGCGCGTGAAGGTGCCGATCTCGACGTACGTGTGGCCCCTCGTCGCGGCCGCCGCGGCGCTTCTCGTGCTGTTCGTCTCGGGCATGATCGCCGCCGAGGCGGGTGCCGCGCCCGCGCTGCCGATCGTGCTCATCGTCGTCGGCGTCGTCGTGCTGTTCGCGGTGATCATGCTCGTCGCGCGACGCCCGCTCACCTCGGCGGGCGCGGAGCTGCGCGACCACCTGCTCGGGCTCAAGGAGTTCATCGGCTGGGCCGAGCAGGACCGCATCCGCATGCTGCAGTCGCCGCGCGGCGCCGAGCGCGCCCGCGTCGACGCGAACGACCCGCGTCAGCGCCTCGTGCTGTACGAGCGGCTGCTGCCGTACGCCGTCGTGTTCGGCCAGGAGAAGGAGTGGTCGCAGCAGCTCGCGACGCTGTACACGGCCGTCGGTGCCGCGGGCCCCGTCTGGTACGCCGGGACCGGCGCCTTCAACGCGGCGTCGTTCGCGTCGAGCGTGAGTGGGCTGTCGGCCGCCGCGACCTCGTCGTCGTCGACGTCGGGCGGGTCGAGCGGCGGCGGCTCCGCCGGCGGTGGCGGCGGTGGTGGTGGCGGCGGCGGGGTGTAG
- a CDS encoding sugar ABC transporter substrate-binding protein: MAITRRTAALAAALPLALLLGACAATGDAGDTAGTTQTAPAESGDAGGGDATAAVAAAQAEVDAVSTAPDQIFVTEPLSGSVAGKKLIYAEPALPIGAIIGDRIAEAAGEIGFDLARVDIGADPAAIATGMDEIVRLQPDAVIVTAFDPGTFWKSQAEQLEAAGVPTILIGGIACDDILADCGSGDVGVSLALVAGAVSEQMGKILAAKVIVDAGGEANGVYFGDPTLGNSPYLSKGFVDRLAECSTCSGRNQDVSGADAGQALPGQIVSFLQANPDVNYAMLQYGDFAIGVPQALQAAGMSDFHFVTQGSSPAQYDDIKAGGSQIADVPVPLGYIGYLAVDSAARFILGDEVTAAQVEQPMVLFTKDFLDTSDDGFWPGVEGYRDQFKALWQ, from the coding sequence ATGGCGATCACTCGTCGTACCGCGGCACTGGCCGCGGCACTTCCTCTCGCACTGCTTCTCGGCGCCTGCGCCGCGACGGGCGACGCCGGCGACACGGCCGGCACCACGCAGACCGCACCGGCCGAGTCGGGCGACGCGGGCGGCGGCGACGCGACCGCGGCGGTCGCGGCCGCGCAGGCCGAGGTCGACGCGGTGTCGACCGCGCCCGACCAGATCTTCGTGACCGAGCCGCTCAGCGGCTCCGTCGCGGGCAAGAAGCTGATCTACGCCGAGCCCGCGCTGCCGATCGGCGCCATCATCGGCGACCGCATCGCGGAGGCGGCCGGCGAGATCGGCTTCGATCTCGCCCGCGTCGACATCGGCGCCGACCCCGCCGCGATCGCGACGGGCATGGACGAGATCGTGCGCCTGCAGCCCGACGCCGTCATCGTCACAGCCTTCGACCCGGGCACCTTCTGGAAGTCGCAGGCCGAGCAGCTCGAGGCGGCCGGCGTCCCGACCATCCTCATCGGCGGCATCGCCTGCGACGACATCCTGGCCGACTGCGGCAGCGGCGACGTCGGCGTCTCGCTCGCCCTCGTCGCGGGCGCCGTGTCGGAGCAGATGGGCAAGATCCTGGCGGCGAAGGTCATCGTCGACGCGGGCGGCGAGGCGAACGGCGTCTACTTCGGCGACCCGACGCTCGGCAACAGCCCGTACCTGTCGAAGGGCTTCGTCGACCGGCTGGCCGAGTGCTCGACGTGCTCCGGCCGCAACCAGGACGTGTCGGGAGCCGACGCCGGTCAGGCCCTGCCCGGTCAGATCGTCAGCTTCCTGCAGGCCAACCCCGACGTGAACTACGCCATGCTGCAGTACGGCGACTTCGCGATCGGCGTTCCGCAGGCGCTGCAGGCGGCGGGCATGTCCGACTTCCACTTCGTGACCCAGGGCAGCAGCCCCGCGCAGTACGACGACATCAAGGCGGGCGGCTCGCAGATCGCGGACGTCCCGGTCCCGCTGGGCTACATCGGCTACCTCGCGGTCGACTCCGCGGCGCGCTTCATCCTCGGCGACGAGGTGACCGCGGCCCAGGTGGAGCAGCCGATGGTGCTGTTCACGAAGGACTTCCTCGACACCTCCGACGACGGCTTCTGGCCCGGCGTCGAGGGCTACCGCGACCAGTTCAAGGCCCTCTGGCAGTGA